A portion of the Haemorhous mexicanus isolate bHaeMex1 chromosome 3, bHaeMex1.pri, whole genome shotgun sequence genome contains these proteins:
- the MGME1 gene encoding mitochondrial genome maintenance exonuclease 1, which yields MQFLQFLSRKPGSLEVLFQIPFCQKQFPYTCLSTSACVYSKKKKGNSYDQVDQEKYKNLVHSVISYKTSAQTPETILEEDNLLYGPPAKHTPPIKAGTRTPKNWVPLINPSKRILPVSSDSNVPMKIGLQRTKMPSVTRILQQTLSPQQVFYLERWKQKMIEELGKEGFEEYTKNLFLQGELFHSALESIFLSEETAARDQGEDDVVAGYLSSVERVLEDISEVKALESGVHHKTLQYLGLVDCVAKYRGQLCVIDWKTSEKPKPLLQNTYDNPLQVAAYIGAINHDANYDFQVRCGLVVVAYKDGSPAHPHFMDPDLCSQYWNKWLLRLEEYMDKN from the exons ATGCAATTCCTACAGTTCCTGTCCAGGAAACCAGGGAGCCTGGAAGTGCTTTTTCAAATACCATTTTGCCAAAAGCAATTCCCATACACGTGTCTGTCTACCTCTGCATGTGTTtatagcaaaaagaaaaaaggaaacagttaTGACCAAGTTGACCAAGAAAAATACAAGAACTTGGTCCACTCTGTTATATCTTACAAAACCAGCGCCCAAACACCAGAGACAATACTTGAGGAAGACAATTTGTTATATGGGCCACCAGCTAAACACACACCTCCAATTAAAGCTGGGACAAGAACTCCCAAGAATTGGGTTCCTTTAATAAACCCCAGCAAGAGAATTCTTCCTGTCAGCAGTGACTCCAACGTGCCCATGAAGATCGGGTTGCAAAGAACGAAGATGCCCAGCGTTACCCGCATCCTTCAGCAAACCCTCTCTCCTCAGCAAGTCTTCTATCTGGAAAGATGGAAGCAGAAAATGATAGAGGAGCTTGGAAAAGAGGGATTTGAAGAGTATACCAAAA ATCTTTTTCTCCAAGGAGAGCTCTTCCATTCAGCCTTGGAATCGATATTCCTGTCTGAAGAGACAGCAGCTAGGGACCAGGGTGAAGATGATGTTGTGGCTGGCTACTTATCCAGTGTGGAGCGTGTCTTGGAAGACATCAGCGAGGTGAAGGCTCTGGAGAGTGGAGTTCACCACAAGACCCTGCAGTACCTGGGCCTGGTCGACTGCGTGGCCAAGTATCG GGGCCAACTGTGTGTGATAGACTGGAAAACTTCAGAGAAGCCAAAGCCACTTCTGCAGAATACTTATGACAACCCGTTACAGGTTGCAGCATATATTGGAGCCATAAATCATGATGCCAATTATGACTTCCAG GTTCGCTGTGGGCTCGTCGTGGTTGCCTACAAGGACGGCTCCCCGGCACATCCGCATTTCATGGATCCTGACCTGTGCTCTCAGTACTGGAATAAGTGGCTCTTGCGCCTGGAGGAGTACATGGACAAAAACTGA